The DNA window GCACCTCCGAGGCGCTCTACCTGCTCCAGCGGGTCCGCGACGAGGCGCACCGCTTCGCCATCACGTTCCACCGGCAGCGGCGCTCCAAGCGGATGACCGAGTCGGCGCTGGACAACGTCCCCGGCCTCGGCGAGGTACGCCGCAAGGCCCTGCTGCGGCACTTCGGCTCGCTGAAGCGGCTCAGCGCGGCGACGGTGGAGGAGATCACCGAGGTGCCGGGGGTGGGCAAGCGGACCGCCGAGGCGATCCTGGCCGCCCTCGACGACGGCGCCCAGCCCACCCCCACCCCCTAACCCCTCGCGGGTCTCCACTCCTCCCACCCGCCGCCTCCCACGCCGACCCCTTGTTGATCAAGGAGTTTGCGTCAGATCGAGGTCCATTCCCGACGCAAACTCCTTGATCAACGCGGATGGGGCGTGGCTGGCTGGGGGAGTGGGGTGTGCGGCGGGGAGGATCTACCGCCTCGTGGAGATGGATCGCCCCCCATTGCCTGTCCCGCCGCCGGGCGCGCCGGTTCCCGCCCCGCTGCCGGACGCGCCGGTTCCCGCTGCCGGGCGCGTCGGTGGAACGCCATGGGTGTCTCTGGGCGGTGGAGACACCCATGGCGTTCCACTCACCGCCGCACGTTCCCGGCGGGCGATTCCGGCCCTGTGCGAATGTCCCTTGTGTGCGCTCCAGTGCCTGTCGTCGGCGAGGGCCACCACCCTCCGGTTCGCCCGCTGCTCATGGTTGCGGGCGTCACCTGCGCGGATCTTGGAGACTTGCCGTTTCGCGGTGAACGGGAACTCACCAAGATCTGCGATGTCGGGCTGCCACCGGCATCTTCTGCCGATGGCCTCAGCGGGGTCGGCTGGTGAGCGGCTCGTGGCTGCGGTGGCCAAGGGTCGGTTGTATGGGCGGCTACGAACTTGATGACGTGAATGGATCGGCGCGGCGACAGGGTCGGCCTGTCTCGGCCGGTGCCCTGTCGAGCTGATGTCGGGAGACCGGAGGTTCGTTGCTGGCTGCGCAGGCTGGGGTGGATGTCGGGTTTCGGGCAGGTCGTATGGGGCGGGTGTCCGCGTTTCGGCCTCGCTGTCAGGTGGTCGGCGCCACCGTGGCGGCGGAATCATGGCGGGGGTGGGGTCGTTGTACATGGCAGACCGCGCAGCAGCCCGCCCCTCGGGCGAGGCGGATCGCCGGTCGGAATGACCCGGCCCCGCCGGTCGTTACACCCCCCGGACCGTGCAGGTTCGAGCCGGTCGAGCCGGCGGGAATGACCTCTCGGCCCCGGTCGTTACATCCCCCGGACCATGCACCACCGGTCCGAGCCGGTCGAGCCGGGGAATGACATCTCGGCCCCGGTCGTTACATCCCCTGGACCGCGCACCACCGGTCCGAGCCGGCCAGCCAGGGAATCATCCCGCGGCGCCGGTGGTTACATCCCCCGGGACATCGGATCAGGTCGAGGGAATCGCTTCCCCACCGCCGATGGTTACACCCCCGGACCGCCCGAGCAGGTCACCCCCGATCGCCGGGCACCGCACAGACTTTCCCCCCTTTTGCGGCGGCACCCCCGCACCCCCCTGTGGGTGCCGCTCACCCCCGAACGGAAGGCGCTGATCTCATCATGCGTACCAACACCATGCTGCGGAACACCGTCCTGACCGCTGCCGGCTTCGCCGCCACCGCCGGTGGAATCGCCGGCCCCGCGATCGCCGCCCACGCCGCCCCGGCCGAGAAGACCACCCAGGTCAGCACCGACCGCAAGGGCCACGGCGAGCGCGAGCTGAACGTCCGCTACGAAGCCCAGCCCAACTTCTACTACTGCGGCCCCGCCGCCGCCCGTAACGCCATCAGCGTGCTCGGCAAGAACATCGACGTCGACGCCATGGCCAAGGAGATGGGCACCACCGAGAACGGCACCAACAGCATCAACGACATCACCCCGGTGCTGAACAAGGAGACCGGCAAGCACTACCGGTCGGTGGAGATCCGCGACGGTAAGGCCGACGACAAGCAGACCGACACCCTGCGCGCCGACATCGTGCGCACCGTCGACGACGGCCGCGCCGTGGTCGCCAACATCGCCGGCACCACCACCGACACCGACGGCAACACCCACTCCTTCGAAGGCGGCCACTACATCAGCGTCGTCGGCTACCACGACAACGGCCACACCGTCACCATCGCCGACAGCGCCAACCCGAACATGGCCTCCTACCGCATCACCGTCGACAACCTCGCCGACTGGATCGCCACCCGCGGCTACAGCGCCTCCTGACCGGCTATCCGCTGACAGGAGCGAGCACGAAGGGCCGGCCCCCACAAGGGGCCGGCCCTTCGTCGTGTCTGCGGACCGGGTCTCAGGACTCGGCGAGCACGCCGAGGATCCCCTCGCCGTACTTGGCCAGCTTGTTGTCGCCGACGCCGCTGATCCGGGACAGCTCGGCCAGCGAGGTGGGCGCCTCGGTGGCGATCTGCCGCAGGGTGGCGTCGTGGAAGATCACGTACGCCGGGACGCCCTGTTCCTTGGCGGTGGCCGCCCGCCAGGCGCGGAGCCGCTCGAACACCGGAACGGCGGCCGGGGCGAGGTCGGCCACCACGGTGGCCGCACCCCGGGGCTTGCCGGACCGGCCGGACGCGGGCCGTTCCGGCTCGCGCCGCATGGTGACGGTCCGCCGGCGGCCCAGCACCTCGGCGCTCGCCTCGGTGAGGGCCAGCGTGCCGTAGTCGCCCTCGACGGCGAGCAGGCCCTCGGCCAGCAGCTGCCGCACCACGCCCCGCCACTCGGCCTCGCGCAGGTCGGTGCCGATGCCGAAGGTGCTCAGCGAGTCGTGGCCGTGCTGGTCGATCTTGTCGGTGCGCTTGCCGAGCAGGATGTCCACGCAGTGGCCGGCGCCGAACCGCTGGTTGCGTTCGCGGTCGAGCCGGTAGACGGTGGAGAGCAGCTTCTGCGCGGCGACCGTGCCGTCCCAGGACTCCGGCGGCTCCAGGCAGGTGTCGCAGTTGCCGCAGTTGGGTGTGCCGCCCTCGCCGAAGTATTCGAGGAGTTGCGCGCGGCGGCAGCGCACCGTCTCGCAGAGCGCCAGCATGGCGTCGAGGTGGGCGGCGAGGTTGCGCCGGTGGGCCAGGTCGCCCTCCGAGGTCTCGATCATCTTGCGTTGCTGCACCACGTCCTGGAGCCCGTACGCCAGCCAGGCCGTCGACGGCAGCCCGTCGCGCCCGGCGCGGCCGGTCTCCTGGTAGTAGCCCTCCACCGACTTGGGCAGGTCGAGGTGGGCGACGAAGCGGACGTCGGGCTTGTCGATGCCCATGCCGAAGGCGATGGTGGCGACCATGACGAGGCCGTCCTCGCGCAGGAACCGCTGCTGGTTGGCCGCCCGGGTCGCCGCGTCGAGCCCGGCGTGGTATGGCAGCGCCGCGATCCCGTTGGCGACGAGGAACTCCGCGGTCTTCTCCACGGAGGCGCGGGACAGGCAGTAGACGATGCCGGCGTCGCCCGGGTGCTCGTCGCGCAGGAGGGCGAGCAGCTGCTTGCGCGGCTCCCGCTTGGGCACGATCCGGTACTGGATGTTGGGCCGGTCGAAGCTGGCCACGAAGTGCCGGGCGTCGGTGAGCTTGAGCCGGGTGGCGATCTCCGCCCGGGTGGCCTGGGTGGCGGTGGCGGTCAGCGCGATCCGCGGCACCCC is part of the Micromonospora halotolerans genome and encodes:
- a CDS encoding C39 family peptidase; translation: MRTNTMLRNTVLTAAGFAATAGGIAGPAIAAHAAPAEKTTQVSTDRKGHGERELNVRYEAQPNFYYCGPAAARNAISVLGKNIDVDAMAKEMGTTENGTNSINDITPVLNKETGKHYRSVEIRDGKADDKQTDTLRADIVRTVDDGRAVVANIAGTTTDTDGNTHSFEGGHYISVVGYHDNGHTVTIADSANPNMASYRITVDNLADWIATRGYSAS
- the recQ gene encoding DNA helicase RecQ, which encodes MVSPTDQRTDDALRVLRRVFGYDAFRGFQHEVVEHVVAGGDALVLMPTGGGKSLCYQIPALVRDGVAVVVSPLIALMQDQVDALTAVGVRAGFLNSTQDLAERRRVEAAFLAGELDLLYLAPEALATRATLALLERGRIGLFAIDEAHCVSQWGHDFRPDYLNLSMLHERWPGVPRIALTATATQATRAEIATRLKLTDARHFVASFDRPNIQYRIVPKREPRKQLLALLRDEHPGDAGIVYCLSRASVEKTAEFLVANGIAALPYHAGLDAATRAANQQRFLREDGLVMVATIAFGMGIDKPDVRFVAHLDLPKSVEGYYQETGRAGRDGLPSTAWLAYGLQDVVQQRKMIETSEGDLAHRRNLAAHLDAMLALCETVRCRRAQLLEYFGEGGTPNCGNCDTCLEPPESWDGTVAAQKLLSTVYRLDRERNQRFGAGHCVDILLGKRTDKIDQHGHDSLSTFGIGTDLREAEWRGVVRQLLAEGLLAVEGDYGTLALTEASAEVLGRRRTVTMRREPERPASGRSGKPRGAATVVADLAPAAVPVFERLRAWRAATAKEQGVPAYVIFHDATLRQIATEAPTSLAELSRISGVGDNKLAKYGEGILGVLAES